The genomic DNA catttattattgatttttttacttttgtaagaGGCAGAAATGACCTATTTATACAAATCAGTCTTTTTACCTCAGTGGACATTTGCATTAATCACCACTAATCTACACCTTATGTAGGAAAATATCCAACAGTTTTACATGcaaactgcaaataaatcaCTGCAAATAGGTACGTGTGATAATCTTGATGTTTGATGGTTATGTTGTTCACAATAACTACAAAACAGCTTGTAAGAGTCTATCCCTCTATCTTAAACCCACTGTTTAAGTCACActgatgctggagcctatcccagctactgttaaGCAAAGGTGATGTAGACCCTAAACGGGTTGCAAGTCAGTTGCAAAGCTGCACAAATATACACACTCACGTCCCCATGAACTTTTACTTTTCGGAAATACCAATTAACAATAATTGATAAAGCTGGAAGAAACCCACTCACGCACATGCAAACTGATAGAGCCGGGACTCAAACCAGAgtcttctcactgtgaggcgagagtgctaaaCCACTACAGCACCGTGCAGCCCGCCTGTGAGGGTATGACAGTCAAAGGGGCTGAGCTTCCTGTCACATATCTAAGGCGATTATTTGTTGTTCTGTCAGCTGGAGTCTCTCTGTGTACACACAGGTGTCCCGCAGAATCAGAGCCCATCTAATGAACCTGAACTCTCGCAGACAAGTCCCCTACTTCGGTTTTCATCAACACTTCAGCCCCCATTGATGGGAGAACAGTGGCCATGAACAAAAGCTGTATATACTGTACAAACACAGCTCTGAGCGGCAGCACACTGACTCATTCTTTAGTTTGTGTGAGAACGGAGGGGGACCCCTTTCAGCTCCTTTGTGTTGGTGTCTGTCAACAGTGTAGTTGGAGGCAGAGCCCATTGTGGCGGCCAATGTTACGTATTGACACAGGGCCTCGTTCAGCTTGTTCCCAGGGTCCAACCTGAGCTTTCATGAATAATGGAGAGAGAGGATCCTCAGGGCCAAGGAGGAGTTTTCAGTCTGACAGGACCTGCCACCAACTACAGCTTTATTTACTGGCAGGTAAAGCGGGGCTTCAGCCAATCACATCGCTGATTATACAGAAGGTGTGAAACAAGAATCACAGttcttacattttcattttttttttacgcttttGCAAAGGTTTATGTTCATATTTCATGTCATAATTTAACTATTTATGTCACTTTTATTATATTAATGATTTGCTCTCAGTACTATCCAAAGGTTTTCCTATTCTAATTTTTGCATTCACTGTTTCATGAGAATCAACTGGTGTGTGCTACACTTCTGGCACCAGCAGGGGATGTCACTTCAGGTCAGGGTCCCAGCAGGTCCAAACCATCTGCTGAAAGGCTCACATGACCTGAGCAATGTGCCCTCTCCGCTTTGCCTTTTTGCACGGCTGTTGGGGAAAACCAAAGGGTGGGCTCCGACCATTGTGCGCTACCAGGAGTTGTGTGTTTGCGAGGAGCATTTCGTGTGTGCGCACAGGTCAGTGAGGTGACTCTTGCTTGTGTGCTTTGAGCTTTTTTTCATGCGCCCGGCTTTGATCTTCTCTCCCATTCCTTCATCCCACACACTCTGTCTGCCCGAGGCCTCTGATTTGCAGCACATCGACAACGGGGCTGGTGGGGCAGCTTTGTAGAAGAGGGGGGGTTTCTCTCACAGAGAAGCTGCTTGTTCCGGAGAGGTGCAGGAAGAGAGCTTTTTCGTGGGGGCACAGTCACCGGGTGCAGAAAGCGGTGGGCGGATGGGTGTTCACCAGGAGCTAAAGTGATGTACAGTTCTCTCCCCCTCTTTCATGCTCCCTTAGATCACCCAACAGAGGGATGGAATTCTTGTGTGAAAACCAACAGCCGCCGCGCTCAGAGGGCGGCCTCCTGACCCTTTACAATATGGGAAAGTGTACCCCTAAGCTGGTGGTGTCATGAGAATCCCAGATAAATCACTCGACTTGAGGCCACTCGTGTCTCTCCGCATCTCACAAGGAGCGATTACTTTCTATGCGTCCTTTCTTCCTTAAGCTTTAAATAGGCGGAGTTCAAAGGGTTTTCCGCGTAATCAGCATGGCAAGAAGTTAGATGGTCATCATGTGAATATATACACACTGTGCctgaaaacatgcttttatcCTCCCCCTGTGGCCTGATAATCCTCATATAACCCcagacacgcacacacacatcaaGCACACACAGTTCCCTCACATCCCACCTGCTGGTGCGAGAGTGGGAAACGCAGATGCGAATGCACGCAGCAAAACCCCTAATTGAGGATTAATTGGAAAGGAGAGTGCTTATCTTTTTATAGACATGTGGTAAACGTCGAGCAGTGACAAAGCAACCATCTCAGCAGATGACTGCACTTAATATGTCATGACAAATCAGGGAGGGGGAGCTCTAGATGACCTAAAAATACATATCTATTGATTCTAGAATAAACACTATTAACTGGATTATAGCACACGCGCAAACtaattttaaatagaaatgttgcattacctgtgataatgttagtgtgaatgctttttgctgaaagtagtcactgaagatgctaaaggtttttgctgaaaatggtgacgttATTAAACCTTAATTTCTGAAGGATTGCTTAAAATTGCAAAAGCTATtttgctaaatgtcaaatttgctgaaagactgGAGATTTTGTTAAAGTATTATGAtggagcactgaagttgacctaaatttctgaaaagtcaagttgcttaaaaatccctaatacatgccaattctgaaaatatatttagtgttttgcttaaatatgagccaaactctaaattagcccccaaaaaacctcagtagatgccaaataagccaaaaaaaaaaacgagcttgttgcttaaatagtggcgaaactccaaagtagcctaaaattcctcatcaaactaaactagtcaaaaacgttagcctgtggctaaaatatgagctaaactccaaattagtataataaaacctcagttgatgccagccaaaaaaaagctaacacgttgcttaaatactagctaaacactaaaatagcctaaaattccttaataaactaaatgagtcaaaaatgttagcctgttgctaaaatagaagctaagctaaATTAGCttgtaaaaacctcagtagataccaaattagcaaaaaaatgttagctaaaatgttgctaaaatattaggtaaactctatttttttaatatttaatatcatAATATTATGGGTATTTCaacgttttttttccaagttattataaaagatgaaaacatagcccatgaatatattcaaaggCTTCTTGCTgatctgtttaaaatgtttaaatttgaagactttctctttcatttcctgtggggcatatttcactcaatatttcagaaactataaagtttatgaataccaaaaatgcaagctgaacattttgattccaagattgctgaaattgctgaaagtgtaattgaatttttatatgcagaaaaatgtacagaaaggagcaggagaatccctATTGCCCAATTTTGaaggattatcaggggaaaaaaatattgaaaagcaTGAAGAAATAAAGATATCCTGAAAAATATCATCCTGCAACAAGCGATAGTGTTTGTCAGGGTGATTGTAGAAAGAAAGACTATAGAGGCTGCGTTCTCTGTAGATCACTGGCAGTTTGACTGCAGTGGAGAGTAATGGGGCTGGCAGGGCGGAATCAATTACTGGCCACAACAGATTTTCCCACAGGTCAGAGCTTGGGAAAGCAGTACTTTACCGCAGAGCAGACAGCTGGCACTGAGCATCCACTGGGAAACCGGCTAGctctaaggaaaaaaaaataaaataaaacttagatAAACTTGCAGCACAATAAATTTAGCTTGTTTTGcaatttcaaaaaaaatatctatcaATCGTTATACTCTTAAATCAGTTTATCAAAGGCGGATTTAAGGAAATGCAATAACAAACTGtcagaaaacaacaactttattttgtgaGAAGCTGCAGACTGTTACTCATAACATGACCTTCAGCGATCAGAGTcctgcagcacacacacaagcacactaACTAGCCTTTCTTCTGCTTAACTTCAGCATCTCTGATGCTAACTAGGAGATACATTTCACTTCCAACCCCAAAATTCCAGTCGACCACGGCACACACTCCTTTGGACACACAATCCATTGATATGCAAACAATGTTTTTCCTGTGGCAACACAATGTGTGGCCATAAAAGTAGCTCGCTCCGTGGTACTCCTTTCTCTGGGAGGACATCACGTGCGTGCTCATTCAGGAGCCAGTCTTGTGATTCAGCTATTATTAACTGGTGCAAGTTAACTTGAAGCTGGTAAAGCGCCTGATTACTAAGGTGTATATGTATTTGTATCTTAGTCATATATTCATTCTTAGATTCTATGTAGATATTTGGACCcaagggagggaaaaaaagggggggaaagAAAACTTTGgccaaacaaagaaacaaggAAGTCAACATATCCTCCTTGGCTTTACCTATCCAAAAAGCAGAGGCAGAATAGATGCCAACAAAggcaggaaaataaagaatgagtatgtgtgtgtattATGGTCAAACAGTGGGAATGGGCCTGAGTCCTGGTCTGGTCCCAGCCTAATATAGTGTCTGGGTGCCGACTGGAACAAGCAGGAACAGACAGGAAACTGTGGCCCATAGGATAACATTGTGTGTGGAGGCTATCTAGTAGACATTTCCCCCAGAAGAACAGCCCCTCCAGGACCAACATGGGTGGCATTTTCTGTCTCAAAGAAAGTCATTCTTCATGCATGTATTCTGCAaaagttcagcttttttttctcctccaaccCTCACTtgaataaaacatgattaaGGAAATTATCTCCCATGAACAAATGCCTCCCTGATGACCTTCCTCCCCACAAAAGCCGCAAATGCAAACTTCAGTGCAGCAGTTGTTGAGTGGCAGGTATAAGATGTCAGGAGGGTGTGCACACAGGATGCAGGCACGGCTGTGAGCGTCGCTGCTGCCGACAGCCACAACGGTTGACATAGTAAATCAATCCTGATGGGAGGGTGAGTGAGACGGAGGCAGGAGGTGTAACGGGAGGGGGGGAGAAGGGGCCCGCTGGGACTGAGCCGGCCTCCGTCGGACACACTCAGCCCCTCAACCAGTCAGGGAGAGACTGTCGACGGGTGGGAGAACACTTGCCGGGAAGCGCTCACACGGAGATTGAGTTACCACGGAATTAGATCAGGGTTGTGGGAAACAGCACCTCCTAAACACACTTGCACACTCTACGGTCACACACACGTAAACACGCCGGCGCACACTCAGGACGCACTCGCACACACAAAGGAGTCACCCGGGGAAACCTGTGGGAAGATTGAGGAAGGCAGCTGGGCACACGCCAGTTCCAAACAAATGCTGGCCTATACCTTTTTGCTTCCTTGCACATAGTTTAAGAGCAGTTCCTTCATAATGGGGCCGAGCTACGCCCACGGTCAGGGGCCAGACTGGCATGCCGCTGGCACAAcctaacataaaaataatctaaacaaaTAGGTCACAAACAATGAGAACAAATGTGAGTAGACTGCAAGCAGGAAACATTGTGAAGTCAAAGGTGTGGAGCTTAGAGAAGACAAACTGTGATTATGTTTAATGGGCTGAAGGAATGTCAGCTAATGTGGAGGCCCTCAGGTGTGAGGTGATTGTGTCTACCTAATAGAGACCACATGAGTCTCTCCAGTTTGACAAACAGAAGCAAAGTGATGCAAAATATATTCAAGCTGCCGTTTATCAGAGGCACAAAGAGCCCTGAGTGCTTCAGTGTGCCTCAAAGAGCTGCAAGAGGTTATCCATCTGTGTATGAATCCACCATTTTCAggatcagggtcagacagagGCAGTCACCTTTACAAAGGTCAGTAAGGGgatagaaatgacaaaaactgttAACAGAAGGCACGGCTGGAAGGCTAAAGAAGTAAAATCTGCGTTTGCACGTTAAGATCGGATTGAAGTAGCACACATCTGTCACTAATGAAGCCCCTCAGACATTTTGGGAACAGCGTTTGTTGTCTGCAGTTGCTCTTAGGAATCAGGCCCTCATCCGCTCTTGTCTCGCTCCCACTGCACCAACAACCTGACCTTCCAGACAGAGCAGAGAAACAGCTGTTCCTCAGCAAGGTAGTGGTCTCAACAGAGGGGGGGTGCAGCATGTGCTCGCCCTTACACTGATAGCCTAAACAGACACGTCAGGCCCCGAGCTCAACCTCAGGAAAGCTCAAATGTTCAACAAAATGGGGcaaagtgaaaatgtaaaatttataaaatacaattagacgtgtaaaaagttgcattttttatttattatatagtTTGTGTCTATGTGGCTGTTTGATTAAAACATTGaagtgtttattaaaaaaatacaatgaaggaaaatttttttccattttgacaTGCTTTGTTCTCCATCTTCATATTGCCTTTCAAATGGAATCTACAGATATTTTTCATTACCTGAACATATAACATCAGTATGTTTAACTGACAGTTGTCTTTGATTTCAGCATGTTGACTGGAACGCTCGTCAGCTTAGGTTGTCTGGCTTTGCAGACCAAGATCAGGTTCTCTGTTCTTACCGTGCACTAAACCANNNNNNNNNNNNNNNNNNNNNNNNNNNNNNNNNNNNNNNNNNNNNNNNNNNNNNNNNNNNNNNNNNNNNNNNNNNNNNNNNNNNNNNNNNNNNNNNNNNNNNNNNNNNNNNNNNNNNNNNNNNNNNNNNNNNNNNNNNNNNNNNNNNNNNNNNNNNNNNNNNNNNNNNNNNNNNNNNNNNNNNNNNNNNNNNNNNNNNNNNNNNNNNNNNNNNNNNNNNNNNNNNNNNNNNNNNNNNNNNNNNNNNNNNNNNNNNNNNNNNNNNNNNNNNNNNNNNNNNNNNNNNNNNNNNNNNNNNNNNNNNNNNNNNNNNNNNNNNNNNNNNNNNNNNNNNNNNNNNNNNNNNNNNNNNNNNNNNNNNNNNNNNNNNNNNNNNNNNNNNNNNNNNNNNNNNNNNNNNNNNNNNNNNNNTTTGATTAAAACATTGaagtgtttattaaaaaaatacaatgaaggaaaaattttttccatttttacatgCTTTGTTCTCCATCTTCATATTCCCTTTCAAATGGAATCTACAGATATTTTTCATTACCTGAACATATAACATCAGTATGTTTAACTGACGGTTGTCTTTGATTTCAGCCTGTTGACTGGAACGCTCGTCAGCTTAGGTTACCTGACTTCTCAGACCAAGATCAGGTTCTCTGTTCTTACCGTGCACTTCATTAAACCATTCAgatcactcacacacacaaaaaaacagaatttcttttGCATTGTTTCTAATATTTTGTGAGTAAAGTtgcagaaataaatatatttgatcaaataaaaagttgtgaaaacCTTAAAAGTATCTAAAACTTTATACAGATTATAGTTTTCTAGAAGGTATAGTTTTAAAAGTAGTAGTCAGAACAAGATTATAAGTGCGCATAGAAACATAGAAATACACTGATTGAAGGATTCTTAGTTGATGATGCTTTAAAACTATATAAATTTGATTGTCTGCTTGAATTTCAGGATTTAGAGTTGGATGGAGGAATACCCATGTGCAGAAGTGGTTGCAGGTCACCATCCCCCAGGTATTATGTCAAATATGAAAGCAACATTTTACTAACGAGATTTTTTACATAAAGGACACAGAAGACTACCTGAAAGAAGGAGAAAATGAAGActacagattaaaaaatgcagtCAAATAAGTGAAATTGCAAGAGAAGtatataggaaaaaaaagaaagtatctTTTCCAAGGTTCtaagttatttgttttatattgataattgatattttgtgcttttattttgtgatatcTTCCTGTTCTGTGCAAGAAAGATTATCTGAACAGGTCAATTAAACCTATTTGGACaagaagaggagaagaaaatgagagagaaaaaaagagtttaaaggaagtttaacttgtttttctttttttaatgaacatatTTGTGTAGAAAACAAGCCCTAAGTTTCAGTCACCTACATTAGGTCCATATAACACATAAGCTCACTTCTGCACACTCTCTTTACAATATATTTCAACTAAAGTGCTTGGTtagacattttcacatttttttttcaaattatttttcttattattttaagttttaatctgTCATTTTCACTTTGCCACGTGaaagttgaaaataaatttgtccaaaaaaattttttaaaccGGAAGTTATAATTGGCGGTTTATCAGGTTCAAATAAAGGTAATCAACTCCAAgctatattattttttgtttgtttgtttgcttttccaAGCTACATTCTAAACATGCTACTTTACAGTTCTGGTTTGTTAATTAACGCTCCTCAAAACTGCCTGTCACTCAAAAGTTAGTTCGGTTCTAATTGGCTCAAACAcctcaaagccccgcccactgtgCTTCAGCCGCCCCGCCCACTTCCCGCGGTGTGGGATCCCGGgtcaaaactgtttaaactgTCTCTCACGGTCCGCCTCGTCAGTGTCTGCGGGAGCTTTCCTTGGAAGAAGATCGTTTACTGCAGACTGGAGGGCAACATGAAGCGAAACCACAACTACAGCTCCTCTGAAAGCGACCTGGACGACAACATTGAAGTGGAAAAGGACAGTGGCGATGAAAATTGGTATGTCAGCtgtaaaaatctgtattttattgcaaatgtatctcaagttttatgttttttctagagcttctgttttgtagttttagtttttcaatatttttttcaaacattttttcatctattaaagaaattctcttgtgtttttactttcaagTAGAAcctaaattgttatttttatgaatacttGCATTAAtaggcatcaaggggttaattGAAGTGCTACTTTATGCATCTAAGAAAAaagagtcatttttattttaatttttaccaaTTAAAATGGTATGCCTGTTTATAATTTCAGTCAACTGGACTCCCACGGATCAATGTCACCCTCCACAACCACACAAGTTCAGGCCAGAAAGAGGCGCAGAGGGGTGGGTAAACTTCTAAGGTTACAGTTAAATACAtgtgatgggaaaaaaagactCAATTTCTCAATGTTGTTCAACAGATAATTGAGAAAAGGAGACGTGACCGGATTAATAACAGTCTGTCTGAACTGAGAAGACTGGTCCCAAGTGCTTTTGAAAAACAGGTGACTCCttctatttgttttacttttaactgtgtttgcatttttaaaaatctggacTGTTTTGATAGGAGAATTGTGGGTAATTAATTTGTTATGTCTTTGCAGGGGTCAGCTAAGttggaaaaagcagaaattttgCAAATGACGGTGGACCACCTGAAGATGCTTCATGCTGCAAGCGGAAAaggcaaatacatttttggcgcagtatttgaaatgtattttcctaATGACGTGCCTCACTTTAGTTTGGGTTGTCCTTCCAGGTTACTTTGAGGCTCACGCGCTTGCTAAGGATTACCGCAGCCTGGGCTTCAGGGAGTGTCTGGCGGAGACGGCCCGCTACCTGAGTGTGGTGGAGGGTCGAGACGCCACAGATTCCCTCCGAGTGCGATTGGTGTCCCATCTCAGCAACTGCGCCTCTCAGAGGGAAGTGCACTCTGGACTGGAACATTTAGCCTGGGGCTCTGCATACGGCACCGCCCCCGCCCATCTCCCCCACCACCTCCTTCTGCAGCACCCTCAGGGCAGGACACCTGCACCCAAAAGCAACAGCACCCCACCCTTgtcctcctcgtcttcatccTCCCCTTCGTCCATTGATGGATCTGGGCAGTCCAGACTTGGTGTCATGCCCCCCACGGAATCCACCAGGGTGCCGCCTAGCGGCTCCTTACCTTTCAGTCTGCCTGTGGCGGCATCTAAGCTTTCGCCGCCACTCGTGTCGTCCCTGTCCTCGCTGTCCTCTTTCCCACTCGCCTTCGGTGCATTTCCTCTCATCTCACCAGGAGTCGCCAGCGCAGTGACTCCCCCCTCCACCACGTCGAAGCCTTACAGACCCTGGGGCATGGAGATTGGGGCTTTCTGACACAAAGTCCTGCACTGAAGCTGCTGAGGTGTTCCCCCCACCAGAcggacttttttttgttttttacaacaaTAATCTTGGGATTGAAGCTAAGTGGTTTGGAATCATTTCCTCtcaaaatgccttttttttaaataatagaatttaaagtcattttgttatatttttcagtgaaataaaaacgTATTTAGGTAGTCTGCATTGCCTCCAGGTTGAGGACTGAATATGGAGCAGTAGTACTTTGGAGCACAAATGGAAAGGTTAAACTTTATGGATCAAAAATGGACGCTCATAAATTAATCAATGACAACTTTCAGCATTTAGAATAGTTGCTTGATTCATTCTGCTTGTCTTATGGTGTCAACTTTTCAAGAAACGAAATTGGCAGAAAGGTTTAAGAATTCAAGACttatatttgtgtatttgttcatattttttccaataaattgagtttaaatgtttaaaatgcatataaatcaatctgtttttctgtcctTGCGGTTCTAAaatatttctagtttttgtgattatttctcTAAATCGTTCATCACAAAGATAGTCTTACTTTCTTCTATTCACTTAAGAACATGTTCTTCCTAAATTACAAATAATCTGAAAACGCATTTTTGCTCCAGTTTGGAGGAAGTTAATCATGAGCTAATAAGGCCTGCTTATTGACTGAAAGGTAATGCCTTCACTGTGTGCCAAGTTAAGTAACCAAATCCAAAAGCATTGTTGCTCTTATGAATACCCAGGAAATCATTAAGAGCCAGAGGAAATCCTTTACAATGTTGCCCTGACCTCACCAGCCTGGGCTGGTCTGAAACGGAGACAATAGTGTGAACAGGACTAGGACATTGGAGGAAAGCAGTTATTAAGGAGCAACAAACACACCGACAGCTGGATCCATAAATTACTGGGGGGTGTTGTACTGATTGTGGTcagatttgtgttattttagcaAGACAGTTTTAGCCATCGATTTAAACTGAGATTGACTGTCCTGTCGCCTAAATCCAATAGTTTTCTTAGATCATAATTTAATCTGCAGCCAGATTTGAACCAttgatttgaaaaagtttttctttaagtcCTTTACTGCCATCTACTGGTCAAACCTCGTATTTCTCTTGATATTTCCTCAAAGTCCACAAGCAAATTTGACTGgaatgagataaaaaaaaatgaggtgcAAAAGACTGTCACTCTCCCCATGGGTAGAGAACTGGCTCTTTTATTTGGCAGTTTACAATTTCCATTGTGTCttttgcacagaaaaaaaagtcttgaattgtACATGCCATGTATACAGAACCCCCAACCTTTATTCAGCAAGGCTTTCACAGAGAAATATATGAAGGGAGAAACACGAGCAGCAGAGAACGCAGGCAGATATCAGTGGTATACTGAATATTAAAAACAGACGAGTTCAGTGTGCTAAAGGTAAAGCATCCTCCATCCACTTTCTACCTAGTCCATATTGAGAGATGACACTAAAGATGCTTCCGGAGTAAGTCTGCTttcacacacacccacacagacATACATTATACTCACACTATCTATATCAAGATGGAAGCAACAGCACATTCCACTATCCAAGACACTATGCATGATACCAGTTTGCTATCATAACATTCATTAATTTGCTAGATTCATCCCCAAATACTGTGTTCCTAGCAGAGCGGTTTATTTGGCATACAATGAACTCATTGAAAAATGTCAGGGAAAGAAGGAATATGCAAATGTCAAAACTCTATTTTGggccaaaaaaacacattcttgtCAATAATAAAGCACCGATAATTATCAAGTTTGCTTTCAGAGGCTGGACACTGCGCGGATCTGCGGCCGACCCTCGAGTTCCCTTGACTTTGCATGTTGGGAATGAGTGAAATGTGGTATATAAACAACGATCCATTTTTCTGCTATTATGAAGAGTTGTAGGGGAGGGTTACACCGGCTATCGTTCTTCACAAAATACACAGACACATCATCATGGTCGTCGTCGTTGTGACATCATTAGGAAAGAATTCAAACTGCCCGCCTGCCTGCCAACCCACAACACAGAGGCCTCTCACGAGAAAAACGCCGCCAAAATTCAGAAACAGCGATTAACGACAAAGAAAAGGTCTGAGAgtgtagatagatagatagatagatagatagatagatagatagatagatagatagatagatagatagatagatagatagatgttTTACATTCTTTCTAAAATCAACAAATTCATTCATGAAACTGAATTGAACAGAGTGATGTATCAATGAGAATACTGGTGGTGGTGGGTACTGGTGTCAGTGTGTGCAGTGATGTGGTGGAGAGGTCTTCTAGCCTCTCGGCCTTTCGGGGTTGAGTGTTTCGGAGAGGTTGAGGGCAGGATGACGGTGTGTGGATGGAGGGACCATGGAAGTCAGGACTTGTGCGCGGCTCATGCTATCAGCTCTTCCCTCAGCTCTTTGTTCCTGCGCACCACGGCGGCACGCTTTTCCTAAACACAACGAGAAAGAAAGCGGTTTAGCTGTGGCGTGTCCTTCACCAACAAGTGTCGGTGGAGACGTTTCTGCGGGTCTCACTTTCTCCTGTAGGCGCTCCATCATGGCTGCCATGTGGGCTTCACGGTTCTCCTTGATCTGCTCCATCTTCATTTGGAGCTTCTCCTCGGCCATTTTGCTGAAGTTGCTGTTCTCCTCCATGGCTTTTAGCAACACATCCCTCTCATGTTCTCGCTTTTCTGCCAAAGCTCTCAGCACCTGCGCCTCTTGGTACTAAACAAGTACACGTGGAGAACTGAGAAAAGTCTTCTTTTGCTTAACGGCAACTCgccagaaagaaaagaaactcaCCTTCCTCCGCTCCTCAGCAGCCTCCAGCTTCTTCTCAATGTCCTCCAAAGAGATATCCCTCTTTGGGGGGGAAGGCAGGCTGTGGGCGACCTCTGACACCGGAGACAGAGGCTTGAGAATCACCTCAAAGGCCTGTCCCGAGGTTCGCTTCTTTATAGGCTTCACCTCCATGTCTGTGAATCAGATTCAATGATGTCACTAAAGTGTGGTGCTCAATCAGTTCATTAATAAATAATGCACCCATCTGTATCTATGTGAGCTCATCCATACGTACCTTCAAACTCGC from Oryzias melastigma strain HK-1 linkage group LG16, ASM292280v2, whole genome shotgun sequence includes the following:
- the LOC112143174 gene encoding hairy/enhancer-of-split related with YRPW motif protein 1 gives rise to the protein MKRNHNYSSSESDLDDNIEVEKDSGDENCQLDSHGSMSPSTTTQVQARKRRRGIIEKRRRDRINNSLSELRRLVPSAFEKQGSAKLEKAEILQMTVDHLKMLHAASGKGYFEAHALAKDYRSLGFRECLAETARYLSVVEGRDATDSLRVRLVSHLSNCASQREVHSGLEHLAWGSAYGTAPAHLPHHLLLQHPQGRTPAPKSNSTPPLSSSSSSSPSSIDGSGQSRLGVMPPTESTRVPPSGSLPFSLPVAASKLSPPLVSSLSSLSSFPLAFGAFPLISPGVASAVTPPSTTSKPYRPWGMEIGAF
- the stmn2a gene encoding stathmin-2a, yielding MAKTATAYKEKMKELSVLSLICSCFYPESRNKLMCEFEDMEVKPIKKRTSGQAFEVILKPLSPVSEVAHSLPSPPKRDISLEDIEKKLEAAEERRKYQEAQVLRALAEKREHERDVLLKAMEENSNFSKMAEEKLQMKMEQIKENREAHMAAMMERLQEKEKRAAVVRRNKELREELIA